From one Cucurbita pepo subsp. pepo cultivar mu-cu-16 chromosome LG17, ASM280686v2, whole genome shotgun sequence genomic stretch:
- the LOC111778707 gene encoding CDPK-related kinase 3-like produces MGQCYGKTIPTTDNGVIPTTITTTVPSQSTPDYGSDPSHFPSGSGGGNGVANVRATTPTTPARTSYPSPWPSPYPQGAGASPLPVGVSPSPARASTPGRFFKRRFAPPSPAKHIKASLAKRFGYTKPKEGPIPEERGTEPEQLLDKSFGYGKNFGAKYELGKEVGRGHFGHTCSAKGKKGELKDQPVAVKIISKAKMTTAISIEDVRREVKILKSLSGHRHLVKFHDACEDANNVYIVMELCEGGELLDRILSRGGRYPEEDAKSIIVQILSVVAFCHLQGVVHRDLKPENFLFTSRSEDADMKLIDFGLSDFVRPDERLNDIVGSAYYVAPEVLHRSYTLEADIWSIGVITYILLCGSRPFWARTESGIFRAVLRADPNFEDLPWPSASPEAKDFVKRLLNKDYRKRMTAVQALTHPWLRDDTRRIPLDILIYKLVKLYLNATPFKRAAMKALSKALTENELFYLRAQFALLEPNQDGRVGLDNFKMALKRNATDAMRESRVHEIVNLLEPLAFRRMDFEEFCAAAISTHQLEALDQWEQIACVAFEHFEREGNRVISVEELARELNLGSTAYSILKEWIRGDGKLSFLGYTKFLHGVTLRSSNTRHH; encoded by the exons ATGGGACAGTGTTATGGGAAGACCATTCCGACAACTGATAATGGCGTTATTCCGaccaccatcaccaccaccgTCCCTTCGCAGTCTACGCCTGACTACGGTAGCGATCCATCTCATTTTCCCTCTGGGAGTGGAGGAGGAAACGGCGTAGCGAACGTGAGGGCTACTACGCCGACAACGCCGGCGAGGACTTCGTACCCTAGCCCTTGGCCGAGTCCGTATCCACAGGGAGCTGGTGCGAGTCCTCTGCCTGTCGGTGTTTCGCCGTCGCCGGCTAGGGCTTCGACGCCGGGGAGGTTTTTTAAGCGGAGGTTTGCTCCGCCGTCTCCGGCCAAGCACATCAAGGCCTCGTTGGCGAAGCGATTTGGGTATACGAAGCCGAAGGAGGGCCCGATCCCAGAGGAGAGGGGGACGGAGCCGGAGCAGTTGCTGGATAAAAGCTTTGGATATGGGAAGAATTTTGGGGCGAAGTATGAGTTAGGGAAGGAGGTTGGGAgagggcattttggtcatacTTGCTCTGCTAAAGGGAAGAAAGGTGAGCTCAAAGATCAACCGGTTGCCGTCAAGATCATCTCTAAAGCGAAG ATGACGACAGCAATATCAATTGAAGATGTTCGGAGAGAGGTGAAAATACTGAAGTCTTTATCTGGGCATAGGCACCTTGTAAAATTTCATGATGCATGTGAGGATGCCAATAACGTTTACATAGTCATGGA GTTATGTGAAGGTGGGGAACTTCTAGACAGAATTTTGTCAAG AGGAGGAAGATACCCAGAGGAAGATGCCAAAAGTATAATTGTTCAGATTTTAAGTGTAGTTGCGTTTTGTCATCTTCAAGGCGTTGTGCATCGTGACTTAAAGCCTGag AATTTCTTATTTACTTCCAGAAGTGAAGATGCTGATATGAAGCTCATTGACTTTGGTCTTTCAGACTTTGTCAGACCAG ATGAGAGACTTAACGATATTGTTGGAAGTGCTTATTATGTTGCACCTGAAGTGCTTCATAGATCTTACACCCTGGAAGCAGATATATGGAGCATTGGGGTTATTAcctatattttattatgtgGAAGTCGGCCATTTTGGGCGAGAACGGAATCAGGAATATTCCGTGCAGTGTTAAGAGCAGATCCTAATTTTGAAGATCTACCATGGCCTTCAGCGTCTCCAGAGGCTAAAGACTTTGTGAAAAGGCTCCTCAACAAAGATTATAGAAAGAGAATGACTGCAGTCCAGGCGCTTA CTCACCCATGGTTGCGGGATGATACACGTCGTATACCTTTAGATATATTGATCTATAAGTTGGTGAAGTTGTACCTGAATGCTACTCCTTTCAAACGTGCAGCAATGAAg GCTCTCTCAAAAGCTTTGACAGAAAACGAACTCTTTTATCTTAGAGCTCAGTTCGCGTTGTTGGAACCAAATCAAGATGGGCGAGTTGGGCTTGATAACTTCAAAATG GCTCTAAAGCGGAACGCAACGGATGCTATGAGGGAGTCGAGGGTTCATGAAATTGTAAATTTG CTAGAGCCTCTTGCCTTCAGAAGAATGGACTTTGAGGAGTTCTGTGCTGCTGCAATCAGTACCCATCAATTGGAAGCTCTTGACCAGTGGGAGCAGATAGCTTGCGTGGCCTTCGAGCATTTCGAGCGCGAGGGAAACCGGGTGATCTCAGTTGAAGAATTAGCTAGG GAATTGAACCTCGGTTCGACAGCATACTCGATCCTCAAAGAATGGATTAGAGGAGATGGAAAGCTTAGTTTTCTTGGGTATACAAAGTTCTTACATGGTGTCACCCTACGTAGCTCAAATACGAGACACCATtag
- the LOC111779298 gene encoding auxin-responsive protein SAUR32-like, producing the protein MVSRERSSQGSPKLGVPKGYLAIKVGHQSEEKQRFVVPVLYFNHPLFMQLLKEAEEEYGFDQKGTITIPCHVDQFKYVQALIDQEISFHSPHLHVPCFRV; encoded by the coding sequence ATGGTGAGTAGGGAGAGATCAAGCCAAGGGAGCCCCAAATTAGGTGTCCCAAAGGGGTATTTGGCTATAAAAGTTGGGCATCAGAGTGAAGAAAAGCAAAGATTTGTGGTGCCTGTCTTGTATTTCAATCACCCTTTGTTCATGCAGCTGCTCAAGGAGGCTGAAGAGGAGTATGGCTTTGATCAAAAGGGAACCATCACTATTCCTTGTCATGTGGACCAATTTAAGTATGTTCAAGCCTTGATTGATCAAGAAATCTCCTTCCATTCGCCCCATCTCCACGTTCCGTGCTTTCGGGTTTGA